The following are encoded in a window of Ignavibacteriales bacterium genomic DNA:
- the dtd gene encoding D-aminoacyl-tRNA deacylase translates to MRALVQRVTEGSVLIVEQKYYSEIKKGMVILLGVKEGDTEEDLNFVADKCSNLRIFEDENEKMNLSLKDINGEVLIISQFTLYGDARKGNRPSFTDAARPDVAESMYEKFIARMKSNLGNDKVKYGVFGAMMMVKIFNDGPVTILLEP, encoded by the coding sequence ATGAGAGCATTGGTTCAAAGAGTAACGGAAGGATCAGTTCTTATTGTTGAGCAGAAATATTATTCAGAAATAAAAAAAGGGATGGTGATTCTTCTTGGAGTAAAAGAAGGTGATACCGAAGAAGATTTGAATTTTGTTGCCGACAAATGTTCCAACTTGCGGATCTTTGAGGACGAAAATGAAAAGATGAATCTTTCTCTAAAAGATATTAATGGGGAAGTTCTAATTATTTCTCAATTCACTTTATACGGAGACGCAAGAAAGGGAAATCGTCCGAGTTTTACAGATGCTGCTCGTCCTGATGTTGCAGAATCAATGTATGAAAAATTTATAGCTCGGATGAAAAGTAATCTTGGAAATGATAAAGTTAAATACGGAGTGTTTGGCGCGATGATGATGGTAAAAATATTTAATGATGGACCGGTAACAATTTTACTTGAACCTTAA
- the murB gene encoding UDP-N-acetylmuramate dehydrogenase, with the protein MLKIQENKSLKSYNTFGVNVKANYFMSVESEKEILEILQSKRFNSMNKLILGSGSNILFTKNYDGLVIHYVEKGIRVVEENEKYVIIESSAGEIWNDLVSYCVENKYYGIENLSLIPGTVGAAPIQNIGAYGVEIKDVFVSLEGINLESGEKKIYKKNECKFDYRDSIFKRELKGKFIITKVILKLQKEKQFNLNYRSLNDYLGKANKEKLTIRRVRETINKIRMSKLPDPQRFGNAGSFFKNPEVNEEKFLELKRDFEETVFFKLDKNKYKLPAGFLIEKCGYKGKRIGDVATYNRQALVIINMGSATGEQIKTFSQEIQKAVFDKFGIELIPEVNIL; encoded by the coding sequence ATGCTTAAAATTCAAGAAAACAAATCCTTAAAATCCTACAACACATTCGGTGTTAATGTAAAAGCTAATTATTTCATGTCTGTTGAATCTGAAAAAGAGATATTGGAAATATTACAATCCAAACGTTTCAACAGTATGAATAAACTTATTCTTGGCAGTGGAAGTAACATCCTGTTCACTAAAAATTATGACGGTTTAGTCATCCATTATGTTGAGAAGGGAATACGCGTAGTAGAAGAAAATGAAAAGTATGTAATCATTGAATCTTCAGCCGGAGAGATTTGGAATGACTTGGTTTCCTACTGTGTTGAGAATAAATATTACGGAATCGAAAACCTTTCACTCATTCCCGGAACTGTCGGAGCCGCACCGATTCAAAACATCGGCGCTTACGGTGTAGAAATTAAGGACGTATTCGTATCTCTTGAAGGAATTAACTTAGAATCGGGAGAGAAAAAGATTTATAAAAAAAATGAATGCAAGTTCGATTACCGAGACAGTATTTTCAAAAGGGAATTGAAAGGGAAGTTCATAATCACTAAAGTTATTTTGAAATTACAGAAAGAAAAACAGTTCAATCTTAATTACCGTTCCTTGAATGATTATTTAGGAAAAGCGAACAAAGAAAAGTTGACGATCAGAAGAGTACGTGAGACAATTAACAAAATTAGAATGAGTAAGCTTCCCGATCCTCAGCGTTTTGGAAATGCGGGAAGTTTCTTTAAGAATCCGGAAGTGAATGAAGAAAAATTTTTAGAATTGAAAAGAGATTTTGAGGAAACTGTATTTTTCAAATTAGATAAAAATAAATACAAATTACCTGCCGGATTTCTAATTGAAAAATGCGGCTACAAAGGTAAGAGAATCGGAGACGTAGCAACATATAACCGTCAAGCGTTGGTTATAATCAATATGGGCAGTGCAACGGGAGAGCAGATCAAAACATTCTCGCAAGAAATTCAGAAAGCTGTCTTTGATAAATTTGGAATTGAATTAATTCCTGAGGTAAATATTTTATAA
- a CDS encoding DNA internalization-related competence protein ComEC/Rec2, giving the protein MSKYPLIKFVILFMIGIIFQSILSIPLITLLIFFSSALFISVIFHYLKSTYTEQLKVIPIIIAILLCGSLYYSVVSPPKVRYPFHLEKYTKTLISGTIDNIELKKEGRIILYLSADTVTTKEQKFQGTFKILCSVYDEDRKTSKLFDQLEIGNRIQIFGNIIKPRNERNPGEFDYEKYLSGKGIVAIANIYKTDDVKFISKEVSVYKNTIHQIRKKLDEQITSLHNKTTAGLLRGLLLADQGSIDYVIKNEFINSGVVHVLSVSGLHVGYIVLIFLVVFNRFNIFTRYTLTLIGLLFYLIITGADAPVFRSTVMAVALLAAPAMGREYNSLNALSLSAFIILLISPNELFNPSFQLSFSAILSLILIYPPMKRAVDNMHIKIKWLNWFLVFCVTSLSAQIGTLPFTLTYFHRLSVSALLANLVVIPVSGAIVALGIFTLFIGSIFSWFGSVFASANELLTYVMYFFVRLMGGDKYSYIFINQFSVYDAILFYLVLAFIFFILKIFTNRNAKIAGVTLSVVLWIMFMRLDNYELMPKNILSVTAVDVGQGDGLLVKFPNGKTALIDAGEATEYFDNGERVILPLMDKLGIDKIDYGFISHVDSDHYKGFLSIIKKHRIKFIYKPKLDPKFQKDIDLEKMLSEEGVPFQYYSKQIIPIGNSRIYVLNDTTNHYFESMSSNDQSGMLKLVYGNNSFLFTGDASTKVESDYVSKYKTFLQSDVLKAGHHGSRSSTSEEFLDFVKPNYAIISAGVMNKFNHPHKDIIERFNQNKINIVRTDKSGGIMFRSDGYKIEEINWKKVESTFNL; this is encoded by the coding sequence TTGAGTAAATATCCTCTCATAAAATTTGTAATTCTTTTTATGATTGGAATAATCTTCCAGTCTATTTTGTCCATTCCATTAATTACACTTTTAATTTTCTTCTCGTCTGCTTTATTCATCTCGGTAATATTTCATTACCTAAAATCAACTTATACTGAACAGTTAAAAGTTATTCCAATAATTATAGCAATACTTCTTTGCGGGTCGCTTTATTATTCAGTTGTATCACCTCCGAAAGTTCGCTATCCGTTTCATTTAGAAAAATATACTAAAACTTTAATCAGCGGTACGATAGATAATATAGAATTGAAAAAAGAAGGCAGAATAATTTTATATTTATCTGCCGACACTGTAACTACAAAAGAGCAGAAGTTTCAAGGCACATTTAAAATACTTTGTTCTGTTTATGATGAAGATAGAAAAACATCAAAACTATTTGATCAATTAGAAATTGGGAACAGAATACAAATCTTTGGAAATATTATAAAACCAAGGAATGAAAGAAATCCGGGCGAATTTGATTATGAAAAATATCTAAGCGGAAAGGGAATTGTTGCAATCGCAAATATCTATAAAACCGATGACGTAAAATTTATCTCGAAGGAAGTTTCGGTTTACAAAAACACAATTCATCAAATCAGAAAAAAGTTGGATGAGCAAATCACATCGCTGCATAACAAAACTACAGCCGGCTTACTTCGCGGATTACTACTAGCTGATCAAGGCTCGATTGATTATGTTATCAAAAATGAATTTATTAATTCTGGAGTTGTGCATGTATTGTCTGTCTCCGGCTTACATGTTGGTTACATTGTTCTGATCTTCTTAGTTGTCTTCAATAGGTTTAATATTTTTACGCGCTACACATTAACATTGATCGGCTTGTTGTTCTATCTGATAATAACCGGTGCAGACGCGCCGGTGTTCAGATCAACAGTAATGGCTGTTGCCTTATTAGCAGCACCGGCTATGGGCAGAGAATACAACAGCTTAAATGCTTTGTCTCTTTCGGCTTTTATCATTTTATTGATTAGTCCGAATGAATTATTCAATCCAAGTTTTCAATTATCCTTCTCAGCGATATTATCGCTGATCTTAATCTACCCGCCAATGAAGCGTGCAGTTGATAACATGCACATAAAAATAAAATGGCTGAATTGGTTTTTAGTTTTTTGCGTTACCTCTTTATCGGCACAAATAGGAACGCTTCCTTTTACGCTAACTTATTTCCATCGTCTTTCTGTATCTGCTTTGCTTGCCAACTTAGTTGTTATTCCGGTTTCAGGTGCAATTGTAGCCTTGGGAATATTCACATTGTTTATCGGTTCTATTTTCAGCTGGTTCGGTTCCGTATTTGCTTCTGCTAATGAACTGCTGACATACGTTATGTATTTCTTCGTTCGTTTAATGGGTGGAGATAAATACTCATACATTTTTATTAACCAGTTCAGTGTTTACGACGCAATATTATTTTATCTCGTCTTAGCATTTATATTTTTCATCTTAAAAATATTTACAAATAGAAACGCAAAAATTGCCGGAGTAACTTTATCAGTTGTGCTATGGATTATGTTCATGCGTTTAGATAATTATGAATTGATGCCGAAGAATATTTTATCAGTTACGGCTGTAGATGTTGGGCAAGGTGATGGCCTATTGGTAAAATTTCCAAATGGTAAAACAGCATTGATAGATGCGGGTGAAGCGACGGAATATTTTGATAACGGCGAACGCGTGATTTTACCTTTAATGGATAAATTAGGTATTGATAAAATTGACTACGGATTTATTTCTCACGTTGATTCCGATCATTACAAGGGATTCTTATCAATAATAAAAAAACATAGAATTAAATTTATTTATAAACCAAAGCTTGATCCGAAATTTCAAAAAGATATTGATCTTGAAAAGATGTTATCAGAAGAAGGAGTTCCATTCCAATATTATTCAAAACAAATAATTCCGATCGGCAACAGCCGTATTTATGTTTTGAATGACACTACAAACCATTATTTTGAATCTATGAGTTCGAATGATCAAAGCGGAATGCTTAAGTTGGTGTATGGGAATAATTCTTTTTTGTTTACAGGCGATGCAAGTACAAAAGTTGAAAGCGACTACGTGAGTAAATACAAAACATTTTTACAATCTGATGTTCTAAAAGCTGGGCATCACGGAAGCAGATCAAGTACAAGCGAAGAATTTCTGGATTTTGTTAAACCAAATTACGCGATCATTAGTGCCGGAGTTATGAACAAATTTAATCATCCGCATAAAGATATTATTGAACGGTTCAATCAAAATAAAATTAACATTGTAAGAACTGATAAGTCCGGCGGTATAATGTTTAGATCGGACGGATATAAAATAGAAGAGATTAATTGGAAGAAAGTGGAATCAACGTTTAATCTATAA
- a CDS encoding alkaline phosphatase family protein, translated as MHSTIMIFMDGVGIGKKDYEYNPFFKYGFKTFSEIFGEIPHIDKQKLKGNNAFLFPVDASMGIPDIPLSGTGQTSIFCGINAPKYIGKHFGPYPYSTLVPIIKEKNIFRSFMQRRKKVYFVNAYPKQFFDYVNSGRRRLSVTTLSCIMNGMRLNNISDIHKGKALAADINNRLFVEKMNYKLKVINAETAADRLIRLGSKNHFTLFEIFHTDHLGHGRNSEWLEYTTGILDRFLFHIITNLKKNMTLVVCSDHGNFEDLSIKMHTLNPAIGITAGKDAELLSKKIKKLYDIKPAIMEMYD; from the coding sequence TTGCACTCAACAATAATGATCTTCATGGATGGTGTTGGAATCGGAAAGAAAGATTACGAATACAATCCCTTCTTCAAGTATGGCTTCAAAACATTCTCAGAAATCTTCGGTGAGATTCCTCATATTGATAAACAAAAACTAAAAGGTAATAATGCCTTTCTTTTTCCTGTTGATGCTTCCATGGGTATTCCTGATATACCTTTAAGCGGAACCGGACAGACATCAATCTTCTGCGGCATTAATGCACCAAAATATATCGGAAAACATTTCGGACCTTATCCTTACTCAACGCTTGTACCAATCATAAAAGAAAAAAATATCTTTCGTTCTTTCATGCAAAGAAGAAAGAAAGTTTATTTCGTAAATGCATATCCAAAACAATTTTTTGATTATGTAAATTCCGGAAGAAGAAGATTAAGTGTAACCACTTTAAGCTGTATTATGAATGGAATGAGGTTGAATAATATAAGTGACATTCATAAAGGAAAAGCTTTGGCCGCCGATATTAACAACCGCCTCTTTGTAGAAAAGATGAATTATAAATTGAAGGTTATAAATGCTGAAACTGCGGCGGATCGTTTAATACGGCTTGGTTCGAAAAATCATTTTACATTATTTGAAATATTTCACACAGATCATCTTGGTCACGGCAGAAACAGTGAATGGCTTGAATACACAACGGGAATTCTGGATCGTTTTCTTTTTCATATAATTACAAATCTAAAAAAAAATATGACACTTGTTGTTTGTTCTGATCACGGAAACTTTGAGGATCTTTCTATTAAGATGCACACACTGAATCCTGCAATAGGAATTACAGCCGGGAAGGATGCAGAATTATTATCAAAGAAGATTAAGAAGCTTTACGATATCAAACCGGCAATAATGGAGATGTATGATTGA
- a CDS encoding MFS transporter: protein MDLLVSVIGLTLITYFVILLGATRLAIKKGFNAPAMFTWALFFPPIAAIIVLFIYRRENVERDEKNTFSNIIWEVTQPFIDLAHTSRALLGLNISYILEGLTYFGVVGLLAIYFNDYIKLDDIRAGNMVGVLTAGITLSMLFLGATVDIVGVRKALLYSLSFMFFGRILLSTAPHLGATGLWGSAHIYSMLGILGVVIGYGMYQPAAYAAVKKFTNENTAAMGYAMLYALMNLGGFLPGLISSPIRRSTSILGVFWVYVGLTVAGIAVVYFIITKKAVAKAIEIASKEKNVNQQEDEDELAKMTAKEKLKFYLKNFPLKDKRFLFFIFALIPVQTLFAHNWLTIPLYASRAFGGFVKDNYEFFVNLNPIFIFILTPMIAALTSKKNAYTMMIIGTFVMASPTFILALGPNLNTLIAYIIIMTIGEAMWQPRFLQWVAEIAPKNMTGIYMGIGQFPWFLTKVVTSLYSGWFLMHYCPSPEQTPSVPMNTEFMWLIYGFIAIMSPVFLILARKWMMKGFKEKHSR from the coding sequence ATGGATTTATTAGTTTCTGTAATCGGTCTGACATTAATAACTTACTTTGTTATTCTGCTCGGTGCAACTCGTCTTGCAATTAAGAAAGGATTTAATGCACCAGCAATGTTTACGTGGGCGTTGTTTTTCCCGCCTATTGCTGCGATAATTGTGCTATTCATTTATAGAAGAGAAAATGTAGAACGTGATGAAAAAAATACTTTCTCAAATATCATTTGGGAAGTTACACAGCCTTTCATAGATCTTGCACATACTTCCCGTGCGTTACTCGGTTTGAATATATCTTACATTCTTGAAGGACTAACTTACTTTGGAGTAGTAGGACTTCTTGCAATTTATTTTAATGATTACATAAAACTCGATGATATCCGTGCGGGAAATATGGTTGGCGTTCTTACTGCGGGAATTACGTTGAGCATGTTATTCCTTGGTGCTACAGTAGATATTGTCGGAGTACGCAAAGCGTTATTGTATTCACTCTCATTCATGTTTTTTGGAAGAATACTTTTATCAACTGCACCGCATCTTGGCGCTACGGGACTATGGGGTTCGGCTCACATCTACTCAATGCTTGGAATACTTGGCGTAGTGATCGGTTATGGAATGTATCAACCCGCGGCTTATGCAGCTGTTAAAAAATTTACAAATGAAAATACTGCTGCAATGGGTTACGCAATGTTGTATGCGTTGATGAATCTTGGCGGATTTTTACCGGGATTAATTTCTTCACCAATTAGAAGATCTACAAGCATTCTCGGTGTTTTCTGGGTTTATGTTGGTCTCACGGTTGCTGGAATTGCAGTCGTCTATTTTATTATAACTAAGAAAGCAGTTGCAAAAGCTATAGAGATAGCTTCTAAGGAGAAAAATGTTAATCAGCAGGAAGATGAAGATGAACTTGCTAAAATGACGGCAAAAGAAAAACTGAAATTCTACTTGAAAAATTTTCCGTTGAAAGATAAACGGTTTTTGTTCTTCATTTTTGCATTGATACCAGTACAAACTTTGTTCGCTCACAATTGGTTGACTATTCCGCTTTATGCAAGCAGGGCATTTGGAGGATTTGTAAAGGATAATTATGAATTTTTTGTAAACCTCAATCCTATCTTCATCTTCATTCTAACTCCTATGATCGCGGCACTAACATCGAAAAAGAATGCGTACACAATGATGATCATCGGAACTTTTGTAATGGCTTCTCCAACTTTTATTCTTGCATTGGGACCGAACTTAAATACACTTATCGCCTATATAATTATTATGACTATCGGTGAAGCGATGTGGCAGCCGAGATTTTTGCAGTGGGTTGCAGAAATTGCACCGAAGAACATGACCGGCATCTATATGGGCATCGGACAATTCCCATGGTTCCTTACAAAAGTAGTTACAAGTCTTTACTCCGGCTGGTTCTTGATGCACTATTGTCCTTCACCTGAACAAACACCGTCCGTACCGATGAATACGGAATTCATGTGGCTCATCTACGGATTCATTGCAATTATGTCGCCGGTATTTTTGATATTAGCACGTAAATGGATGATGAAGGGATTCAAAGAAAAGCACAGCAGATAG